A single region of the Leisingera thetidis genome encodes:
- a CDS encoding type I polyketide synthase yields MQDGKPAAGGAAEKTAAADIAIVGLSVTVPGAGSAEAFWQNLRAGIESIEVLDRETLLAGGERASVLADPNYVPAAARLQGFDEFDAEFFGFSPKEAAILDPQHRKFLEVAWGAMENAGRPPESISGPIGVYAGCGMGSYFYFNICSNPALVDDVGMFLLRHTGNDKDFLSTRVSHVFDLKGPSVNVQTACSTSLVAVHYACKALREGECEMALAGGVTIELPQGRGYLYKENEILSPDGHCHAFDHRAQGTVFGSGAGAVALRRLEDAVADGDHIWAVIKGSAINNDGADKAGYLAPSVGGQSAAVQAALQAAGTPAETIGYVECHGTGTYLGDPIEVSALTDAYRASTQDSGYCRIGSVKTNIGHLDTAAGVASLTKTALALHHKEIPPSLGFEAPNPAIDFETSPFRVNAELTPWTPPKGPRRAGVNSLGVGGTNAHVILEEAPERAASEESDFPFQVLCVSGHGKAALDANTQALADYLRANPGADLADVAYTLKEGRRGFAKRRVLVAETADEAIALIEENDPRRVFTHDRLGDAPKVVFMFPGGGAQYAGMARDLYETEPVFADWMDRGLQHLQKSLDYNIRAVWLPEDGQEEAANAKLQQPSVQLPLIMIVEYALAQLWISWGVRPAALVGHSMGENTAACLAGVMSFEDCIDLVLLRGRLFDTVPAGGMLSIALPLAEVEALIGDELDIASVNAPALTAVSGPQEALDRLSEQLTAREVEHQRIPIDIAAHSRMLDGILQDYGDFIRSLPLSAPTLPVISNRTGAPLTADQAASADYWVEQLRNTVRYADCIETLARTPNRVFLEVGPGKALSALAQMSPAVQPGQVLSSLRHPDQQVMDDSYFFGVIGRLWACGVEADWPQIWGGARRNRLPLPGYAFQRSRYFIEPGQPAVREEADAPARHEDLTDWGYRPAWRPRLADCSLDVEQDLDQELHNWLIFEDETGHAARAADRLEAAGHTVARVRAGDTYAQLAPGSYMLPPEQGRAAYGALLADLAAAGLLPDRIAHFWLVTEGESFRPGSSFFDRNLETGFHSLTALAQELGNAGLPGPVHITVFTTGAAQVRDEALPYPEKAMIAGPAGVIPRELPGLSCATVDIELPQQPQGLFARRKPAQTDITPRLLEELMAEPANATAAWRGEKRFELGWRPQPLPAPETPVFKQGGHYLITGGYGGIGLTIAGYLMREYGAKISLISREGLPPRTDWARCLRSQSPASRTARRIRAVMALEEAGSGAVLPLAADVCHAGELRSAREQAETQNGPLTGVLHGAGVISDGPLLAKDEAQIARVLAPKVSGLRALDAVFPDGSLELMVLFSSSSTAARPAGQVDYIAANEYLNAWARHRAGGQTRVISVDWGVWADTGMAADAMSARTSAADASAPEPCPQPLLQQRAFDAGGNPVFTPRFSTADWLLDEHRTADGTALVPGTGYIEMAAEALAAAGIDAPFEIRDLYFLRPMIVQEGSPKTVQVNLEANENGYELFVYAACTNGYSLNCQAMLASAAAAERPAALNLQKIFTRCPEEQAPIGGRLRSPQEAHLRFGPRWHVLERAALGDGEGLACLSLPGAAARDGTLLHPGLMDLATGWAVNLIPGYQADALWVPVSYSSILVFAPLPPKICSHVRLAGTPDGRSAAFDVTLTDHEGTVLAEIEGFRMQRLAAGFDVSARAAEPGASAAQPGLQPARAAQPLSPEERRLQLNISNGIRASEGGEALARALAAGLPQVVVSSLDLPALIAQAAQSAAPAAGEVQTFERPQLDTDYIAPRNPVEEDLAQLFASLLGVSQVGIEDSFFDLGGHSLIAVRLFAQVKRSFGVEFPMSVLFEAPSVAALAERIIERTGGGTAAEPGGAPAALQETPHYRHLVQLHPGDGTGRRPFFLVAGMFGNVLNLRHLALLLGEDRPVFGLQAKGLVGGEAPHISLVDAARDYLREVRQVQPQGPYLLGGYSGGGITAYEMAQQLKDTGADTAVVAMLDTPLPLRPELSRKDKALIKMRQFQERGPAFLGEWARTRIAWEVARRKAPPPAPGKAEFDNMKMEAAFRTAIGAYEIRPWDGSVVLFRPPLDQRWRVSGGQWVSTAREYVHADNDWCKWAPDTRVLEVPGDHNSMVLVPNVAVLAQQLKSVLDAADATAAPHRYAEAAE; encoded by the coding sequence ATGCAGGATGGGAAACCCGCAGCGGGGGGCGCTGCAGAAAAGACTGCGGCCGCAGATATTGCCATTGTCGGGCTGTCGGTGACGGTGCCGGGCGCGGGCTCGGCCGAGGCGTTCTGGCAGAACCTGCGCGCGGGCATTGAATCGATTGAAGTGCTGGACCGGGAAACCCTGCTGGCGGGTGGCGAGCGGGCATCTGTCCTCGCCGATCCGAACTATGTGCCTGCAGCCGCCCGGCTGCAGGGGTTTGACGAATTCGATGCCGAGTTCTTTGGCTTCAGCCCCAAGGAAGCCGCCATTCTCGACCCGCAGCACCGCAAGTTCCTGGAGGTCGCCTGGGGGGCGATGGAAAACGCGGGCCGCCCGCCCGAGAGCATCAGCGGCCCCATTGGCGTCTATGCCGGCTGCGGCATGGGCAGCTATTTCTATTTCAACATCTGCTCGAACCCCGCCCTGGTCGATGACGTCGGCATGTTCCTGCTGCGCCACACCGGCAACGACAAGGACTTCCTGTCGACCCGCGTCAGCCATGTGTTCGACCTGAAGGGACCATCGGTCAATGTGCAGACCGCCTGCTCCACCTCGCTGGTGGCGGTGCACTACGCCTGCAAGGCCTTGCGTGAGGGCGAATGCGAAATGGCGCTGGCGGGCGGTGTCACCATCGAACTGCCGCAGGGCCGCGGCTACCTCTACAAGGAAAACGAGATCCTCAGCCCGGACGGCCATTGCCACGCCTTCGACCACCGGGCGCAAGGCACGGTCTTCGGCTCCGGCGCCGGCGCGGTGGCGCTGCGGCGGCTGGAGGATGCGGTGGCTGATGGCGACCACATCTGGGCAGTGATCAAGGGCTCGGCGATCAACAACGACGGCGCGGACAAGGCGGGCTATCTGGCGCCGTCGGTCGGCGGCCAGTCGGCGGCGGTGCAAGCCGCGCTGCAGGCCGCAGGCACCCCGGCGGAGACCATCGGCTACGTCGAATGCCACGGCACCGGCACCTATCTGGGCGACCCGATTGAGGTCTCGGCGCTGACCGACGCCTACCGTGCCAGCACGCAGGACAGCGGCTATTGCCGCATCGGTTCGGTCAAGACCAACATCGGCCATCTGGACACGGCGGCGGGCGTCGCCAGCCTGACCAAGACAGCACTGGCGCTGCACCACAAGGAAATCCCGCCCTCGCTGGGATTTGAGGCGCCGAACCCGGCTATTGATTTCGAAACGTCGCCGTTCCGCGTGAATGCGGAGCTGACACCCTGGACACCGCCCAAGGGACCGCGGCGGGCGGGCGTCAACTCATTGGGCGTCGGCGGCACAAATGCCCATGTGATCCTGGAGGAAGCGCCGGAACGTGCAGCCTCCGAAGAAAGCGATTTCCCGTTCCAGGTCCTCTGCGTCTCCGGCCATGGCAAGGCCGCGCTGGACGCCAACACCCAGGCGCTGGCGGACTATCTGCGCGCCAACCCCGGGGCTGATCTGGCTGACGTTGCCTATACGCTGAAAGAAGGCCGCCGCGGCTTTGCCAAACGGCGGGTTCTGGTGGCGGAAACCGCTGACGAAGCCATTGCGCTGATTGAGGAAAACGATCCGCGCAGGGTCTTTACCCACGACCGCCTGGGCGATGCGCCGAAGGTGGTGTTCATGTTCCCCGGCGGCGGTGCGCAATATGCTGGCATGGCGCGCGACCTTTATGAGACCGAGCCGGTCTTTGCCGACTGGATGGACCGCGGGCTGCAGCATCTGCAAAAGAGCCTGGATTACAACATCCGCGCGGTCTGGCTGCCGGAAGACGGCCAAGAAGAGGCGGCCAATGCCAAGCTGCAGCAGCCCTCGGTGCAGCTGCCGCTGATCATGATCGTGGAATACGCGCTGGCGCAGCTGTGGATCAGCTGGGGGGTGAGGCCCGCCGCGCTGGTCGGCCATTCCATGGGCGAAAATACCGCCGCCTGCCTAGCCGGAGTGATGTCCTTTGAGGACTGCATCGACCTGGTGCTGCTGCGCGGACGGCTGTTTGACACAGTGCCCGCAGGCGGCATGCTGTCCATCGCCCTGCCCCTGGCGGAGGTGGAAGCTCTCATCGGCGATGAACTCGACATTGCCAGCGTCAATGCGCCTGCGCTCACCGCGGTGTCCGGCCCGCAGGAGGCGCTGGACCGTCTGTCAGAGCAGCTGACCGCCCGCGAGGTGGAACACCAGCGCATCCCGATCGACATTGCCGCCCACTCCCGGATGCTGGACGGCATCCTGCAGGACTATGGCGATTTCATCCGCTCGCTGCCCCTGTCGGCGCCGACCCTGCCGGTGATCTCCAACCGCACCGGCGCGCCGCTGACCGCCGATCAGGCCGCCAGCGCCGACTACTGGGTGGAACAGCTGCGCAACACCGTGCGCTACGCCGATTGCATCGAAACGCTCGCCAGGACTCCGAACCGCGTGTTCCTGGAGGTGGGTCCCGGCAAGGCATTGAGCGCGCTGGCGCAGATGTCGCCTGCCGTGCAGCCGGGCCAGGTGCTCAGCTCCCTGCGCCATCCGGACCAGCAGGTGATGGACGACAGCTATTTCTTCGGCGTCATCGGCCGGCTCTGGGCCTGCGGGGTCGAGGCCGACTGGCCGCAGATCTGGGGCGGGGCGCGCCGCAACCGGCTGCCGCTGCCCGGCTACGCCTTCCAGCGCAGCCGCTATTTCATCGAACCGGGCCAGCCCGCGGTCCGGGAAGAGGCTGACGCCCCGGCCCGGCACGAAGACCTGACGGACTGGGGCTACCGCCCCGCCTGGCGCCCGCGGCTGGCCGATTGCAGCCTCGACGTGGAACAGGATCTGGACCAGGAACTCCATAACTGGCTGATCTTCGAGGACGAGACCGGCCACGCCGCCCGCGCGGCAGACCGGCTGGAGGCCGCAGGCCATACCGTTGCCCGGGTGCGGGCAGGCGACACCTATGCGCAGCTGGCGCCAGGCTCCTACATGCTGCCGCCGGAGCAGGGCCGCGCCGCCTATGGCGCGCTGCTGGCGGATCTGGCGGCGGCTGGGCTGCTGCCGGACCGGATCGCCCATTTCTGGCTGGTGACAGAGGGCGAGAGCTTCCGCCCCGGTTCCTCCTTCTTCGACCGCAATCTGGAGACGGGCTTTCACTCCCTGACTGCCTTGGCGCAGGAGCTGGGCAATGCCGGTCTGCCCGGCCCGGTGCACATTACTGTCTTCACCACCGGTGCCGCGCAGGTGCGGGACGAAGCGCTGCCCTACCCGGAAAAGGCGATGATCGCAGGCCCCGCCGGGGTGATCCCGCGGGAGCTGCCCGGCCTCAGCTGCGCCACCGTGGACATCGAACTGCCGCAACAGCCGCAGGGCCTGTTTGCCCGGCGAAAACCGGCGCAAACAGACATCACCCCCCGCCTGCTGGAAGAACTCATGGCGGAACCGGCCAATGCCACTGCCGCCTGGCGCGGGGAAAAACGCTTTGAGCTCGGCTGGCGCCCGCAGCCCCTGCCCGCGCCGGAAACGCCGGTGTTCAAGCAGGGCGGCCACTACCTGATCACCGGCGGATACGGCGGCATCGGCCTGACCATCGCGGGTTACCTGATGCGCGAATACGGCGCCAAGATCTCGCTGATCTCGCGCGAAGGGCTGCCGCCGCGCACCGACTGGGCGCGTTGCCTGCGCAGCCAAAGCCCGGCCAGCCGGACCGCCCGGCGCATCCGCGCGGTAATGGCTTTGGAGGAAGCCGGCAGCGGTGCCGTGCTGCCGCTGGCCGCCGATGTCTGCCACGCCGGCGAACTGCGCAGCGCCAGGGAACAGGCCGAGACGCAAAACGGCCCGCTCACCGGCGTCCTGCACGGTGCAGGCGTCATCAGCGATGGCCCGCTGCTGGCCAAGGACGAGGCCCAGATCGCCCGGGTCCTGGCCCCCAAGGTCAGCGGGCTACGGGCGCTCGACGCGGTGTTCCCGGACGGCAGCCTGGAACTGATGGTGCTGTTTTCCTCCTCCTCCACGGCGGCCCGGCCCGCAGGCCAGGTGGATTACATTGCCGCCAATGAATACCTCAACGCCTGGGCCAGGCACCGTGCAGGCGGGCAGACCCGCGTCATCTCAGTGGACTGGGGCGTCTGGGCGGACACCGGGATGGCCGCCGACGCCATGAGCGCCCGCACCAGCGCCGCGGACGCCAGCGCGCCGGAGCCCTGCCCGCAGCCGCTGCTGCAGCAACGCGCCTTTGACGCCGGCGGCAACCCCGTCTTCACCCCCCGCTTCAGCACCGCCGATTGGCTGCTGGACGAGCACCGCACTGCAGACGGCACGGCCCTGGTGCCCGGCACAGGCTACATAGAAATGGCCGCCGAAGCATTGGCCGCGGCCGGCATTGACGCGCCGTTCGAAATCCGCGACCTTTATTTTTTGCGCCCTATGATTGTGCAAGAGGGCAGCCCCAAGACCGTTCAGGTTAATCTAGAAGCTAACGAAAATGGTTATGAACTGTTTGTTTACGCGGCGTGTACAAATGGTTACTCTCTGAATTGTCAGGCAATGCTGGCCTCAGCGGCGGCGGCAGAACGCCCCGCCGCACTCAACCTCCAGAAGATTTTCACCCGATGCCCGGAGGAGCAGGCGCCAATCGGCGGGCGCCTGCGATCCCCGCAGGAGGCGCACCTGCGCTTCGGCCCGCGCTGGCATGTGCTGGAGCGCGCGGCACTGGGGGATGGCGAAGGGCTGGCTTGTCTTTCGCTGCCCGGCGCTGCGGCGCGGGACGGCACCCTGCTGCATCCCGGACTGATGGACCTGGCCACCGGCTGGGCGGTGAACCTGATCCCCGGGTATCAGGCGGATGCCCTCTGGGTGCCGGTGTCCTACAGCTCCATCCTGGTATTTGCGCCGCTGCCCCCGAAGATCTGCAGCCACGTGCGGCTGGCCGGGACGCCGGACGGCAGATCCGCAGCCTTCGACGTGACCCTGACTGATCACGAAGGCACCGTGCTGGCCGAAATCGAAGGCTTCAGGATGCAGCGCCTGGCCGCCGGCTTTGACGTCTCTGCCCGTGCCGCAGAGCCCGGCGCCAGCGCCGCGCAGCCGGGATTGCAGCCCGCCCGCGCTGCACAGCCCTTGTCGCCCGAGGAACGCCGCCTGCAGCTGAACATCTCCAATGGCATCAGGGCCAGTGAAGGCGGCGAGGCCTTGGCCCGGGCGCTGGCCGCCGGCTTGCCGCAGGTGGTGGTCTCCTCGCTCGACCTTCCTGCGCTGATTGCCCAGGCCGCGCAATCCGCCGCCCCCGCCGCGGGTGAGGTCCAGACCTTTGAGCGCCCGCAGCTTGACACCGATTACATCGCCCCCCGCAACCCGGTGGAAGAGGATCTGGCCCAGCTTTTTGCCTCCCTCCTGGGGGTGTCACAGGTGGGCATCGAGGACAGTTTCTTTGACCTTGGCGGCCACTCGCTGATTGCCGTACGGCTGTTTGCCCAGGTGAAACGCAGCTTTGGAGTGGAATTCCCGATGTCGGTGCTGTTCGAGGCACCCAGCGTCGCGGCACTGGCGGAGCGGATCATCGAGCGCACCGGCGGCGGGACCGCCGCGGAGCCGGGCGGCGCGCCCGCAGCGCTGCAGGAGACACCGCACTACCGCCACCTGGTGCAGCTGCATCCGGGCGACGGCACCGGGCGGCGGCCGTTCTTCCTGGTCGCCGGCATGTTCGGGAATGTGCTGAACCTGCGCCACCTGGCGCTGCTCCTTGGCGAGGACCGCCCGGTTTTCGGCCTGCAGGCCAAGGGGCTGGTCGGCGGCGAAGCCCCGCACATTTCGCTGGTGGACGCTGCGCGTGACTACCTCCGGGAGGTGCGCCAGGTGCAGCCACAGGGCCCCTACTTGCTGGGCGGCTATTCCGGCGGCGGCATCACCGCCTATGAGATGGCGCAGCAACTGAAAGACACCGGCGCGGACACCGCGGTGGTCGCCATGCTCGACACGCCGCTGCCCCTGCGCCCGGAGCTAAGCCGGAAAGACAAGGCGCTGATCAAGATGCGCCAGTTCCAGGAACGCGGTCCCGCCTTCCTGGGGGAATGGGCCAGAACCCGCATCGCCTGGGAGGTCGCGCGGCGCAAGGCACCGCCACCCGCACCGGGCAAGGCCGAATTTGACAATATGAAGATGGAGGCCGCTTTCCGCACAGCGATCGGTGCCTATGAAATCCGGCCCTGGGACGGTTCCGTTGTACTGTTCCGGCCGCCGCTCGACCAGCGCTGGCGGGTCTCGGGCGGGCAGTGGGTCAGCACCGCCCGGGAGTATGTCCATGCCGACAACGACTGGTGCAAATGGGCGCCTGACACACGCGTGTTAGAGGTGCCGGGCGATCACAACAGCATGGTGCTGGTGCCCAATGTGGCGGTGCTGGCCCAGCAGCTGAAATCGGTTCTCGACGCCGCCGACGCCACTGCCGCACCGCACCGCTACGCCGAAGCCGCAGAGTGA
- a CDS encoding WecB/TagA/CpsF family glycosyltransferase: MYFEFHGRRVAVNIPRRDLLDAEIRARFKARQGFALATVNLDHLVKLAESPAFLATYQAQDLVVADGRPIVWLSRIARRPVELVPGSDMVLPLCRLAAEAGVPVALAGSTEEALLDAEAALTAEVPGLEIAWCHAPSGRFDPEGEEADRILHRLEETGIALCLLALGAPKQERLAQRGRRLAPRTGFASIGAGLDFLGGHQKRAPAWVRATAMEWLWRALSNPARLLPRYAKCLMILPGQMARAWRIRMR, from the coding sequence ATGTATTTTGAATTCCACGGCCGCCGGGTCGCAGTGAATATTCCCAGGCGTGATCTGCTGGACGCCGAAATCCGCGCGCGGTTCAAAGCCCGCCAAGGATTTGCGCTGGCCACGGTCAACTTGGATCATTTGGTCAAGCTGGCGGAATCGCCCGCCTTTCTGGCCACATACCAGGCCCAGGACCTGGTGGTCGCGGACGGGCGCCCGATTGTCTGGCTCTCCCGCATTGCCCGTCGCCCGGTGGAGCTGGTGCCGGGGTCCGACATGGTGCTGCCGCTGTGCCGTCTGGCGGCCGAGGCCGGGGTGCCGGTGGCGTTGGCGGGCAGCACGGAAGAAGCGCTGCTGGATGCCGAGGCGGCACTGACGGCAGAAGTGCCGGGACTGGAGATCGCCTGGTGCCACGCCCCCTCGGGCCGGTTCGATCCGGAAGGGGAGGAAGCGGACCGGATCCTGCACCGGCTGGAGGAGACCGGCATCGCCTTGTGTCTCCTGGCGCTCGGTGCGCCCAAGCAGGAGCGGCTGGCGCAGCGCGGCCGCCGTCTGGCGCCGCGCACCGGGTTTGCCTCGATCGGGGCGGGGCTCGATTTCCTCGGCGGGCACCAGAAGCGGGCACCTGCCTGGGTGCGGGCAACGGCGATGGAATGGCTGTGGCGGGCGCTGTCCAACCCCGCCCGGCTGCTGCCGCGCTATGCCAAGTGCCTGATGATCCTGCCCGGGCAGATGGCCAGAGCCTGGCGCATCCGGATGCGTTGA
- a CDS encoding glycosyltransferase → MTTRSIAAVVIGRNEGERLLRCLRSLQGQVQQLVYVDSGSGDGSPEAARALGAEVVELDLALPFTAARARNAGLAALRKGIEFVQFADGDCEVDPGWIAAAAAFLQSHPQAAVASGRRRERFPDASVYNRLCDAEWDTPAGEARACGGDALMRVAAIYTAGGYRETLIAGEEPELCLRLRRAGWQIWRLEAEMTLHDAQMLRFGQWWQRSRRAGHAFAEGAALHGAGPERHWVAETRRALLWGAALPAAIVLASLVHPLLLLAACIYPAQVLRLSRRMGNEQALFSVLGKFPEASGALEFYWRRWRGKARGILEYK, encoded by the coding sequence ATGACCACCCGGTCCATCGCCGCAGTGGTGATCGGCCGCAACGAGGGCGAACGGCTGCTCCGCTGCCTGCGCTCGCTGCAGGGGCAGGTGCAGCAGCTGGTCTATGTGGACAGCGGGTCGGGTGATGGGTCGCCCGAGGCGGCCCGTGCTTTGGGGGCCGAAGTGGTCGAATTGGACCTGGCGCTCCCCTTCACCGCGGCCCGGGCGCGCAATGCCGGGCTGGCGGCGCTGCGGAAAGGCATCGAGTTCGTGCAGTTCGCGGATGGCGATTGCGAAGTGGACCCTGGCTGGATCGCCGCAGCGGCTGCTTTTCTGCAGAGCCATCCCCAGGCGGCCGTGGCCAGCGGAAGGCGCCGGGAGCGGTTTCCGGACGCTTCGGTCTACAACCGGCTGTGCGATGCCGAATGGGACACGCCTGCAGGCGAGGCCAGGGCCTGCGGCGGCGATGCGCTGATGCGGGTCGCCGCCATCTATACCGCGGGCGGCTACCGCGAAACCCTGATCGCCGGCGAGGAGCCCGAACTTTGCCTGCGGCTGCGGCGGGCCGGCTGGCAGATCTGGCGGCTGGAGGCCGAGATGACCCTGCACGATGCACAGATGCTGCGTTTCGGCCAATGGTGGCAACGCAGCCGCCGCGCGGGCCATGCCTTTGCAGAAGGCGCCGCGCTGCACGGGGCCGGGCCAGAGCGCCACTGGGTGGCCGAGACCCGCCGCGCATTGCTTTGGGGCGCGGCGCTGCCGGCGGCCATCGTTCTGGCCTCGCTGGTGCATCCGTTGCTGCTTCTGGCGGCATGCATCTATCCGGCACAGGTTCTGCGCCTGTCGCGCCGCATGGGAAATGAGCAGGCGCTGTTTTCAGTGCTGGGGAAATTTCCCGAAGCCTCCGGAGCACTGGAATTTTACTGGCGCCGCTGGCGCGGCAAGGCGCGCGGCATCCTCGAGTACAAGTAG
- a CDS encoding glycosyltransferase family 2 protein, with the protein MQKPFAQRLAARAGRMVQDTLHSARFRASLRHLHGPAHRFAAPEEVVLIALVRDGEYYLDVFFEHYRRQGVSAFVFFDNGSADGTVDRIRQQPGTAVLRSTLPWLAFENTFRAYAASRYGQDRWCLFADMDELFDFEGSKTAGLAGLTRYLSLQGYTALQAQMLEMFSKGPLSAARGLSYAEAVTGFRYADISAVRAVDYRSPETGLSYYLRRNSLPPGGARMLYGGVRGKVFGERCCLSKHPLVFNGPGVQAAVHPHVSAGVRVADTEGLIRHYKFAGDSLARDMQTQAEAVSEHGEDRLRTAALTAQPGLSLWSEDAVRDISIAGLQQQGFLRRSPGYSAFLSGAGT; encoded by the coding sequence GTGCAGAAACCTTTCGCCCAGAGGCTGGCCGCCCGCGCCGGACGCATGGTGCAAGACACCTTGCACAGCGCCAGGTTCCGCGCGTCGCTGCGCCATCTGCACGGGCCCGCGCACCGCTTTGCCGCCCCGGAAGAGGTGGTGCTGATCGCACTGGTGCGCGACGGCGAGTATTACCTCGACGTGTTTTTCGAGCATTACCGCCGCCAGGGTGTCTCTGCTTTCGTGTTCTTCGACAATGGCTCCGCCGACGGCACGGTTGACCGGATCCGGCAGCAGCCGGGCACGGCGGTGCTGCGCTCGACCCTGCCCTGGCTGGCGTTCGAGAACACCTTCCGCGCCTATGCCGCCAGCCGCTATGGCCAGGACCGCTGGTGCCTGTTTGCCGACATGGACGAGCTGTTTGATTTCGAGGGCAGCAAAACGGCCGGGCTGGCCGGGCTGACCCGTTATCTGTCGCTGCAGGGCTATACCGCGTTGCAGGCGCAGATGCTGGAGATGTTTTCCAAAGGCCCCCTTTCCGCAGCCCGGGGGCTGTCCTACGCCGAGGCGGTGACCGGCTTCCGCTACGCGGACATCAGCGCCGTGCGGGCGGTGGACTACAGGTCGCCGGAAACCGGCCTCTCCTATTACCTGCGCCGGAACAGCCTGCCGCCCGGCGGCGCCCGGATGCTGTACGGCGGTGTGCGCGGCAAGGTCTTCGGCGAGCGCTGCTGCCTCAGCAAGCACCCGCTGGTGTTCAATGGACCGGGCGTGCAGGCGGCGGTGCATCCGCATGTGTCCGCAGGCGTGCGGGTGGCGGACACCGAAGGCCTGATCCGCCATTACAAATTTGCCGGCGACAGTCTGGCGCGCGACATGCAGACCCAGGCAGAGGCGGTTTCCGAGCATGGCGAGGACAGGCTGCGCACCGCTGCTCTGACCGCGCAGCCGGGGCTGAGCCTGTGGTCCGAAGATGCCGTGAGAGACATCAGCATTGCCGGCCTTCAGCAGCAGGGATTTCTGCGCCGCTCCCCCGGCTACAGCGCTTTCCTGTCTGGTGCGGGCACATGA
- a CDS encoding glucokinase — protein MAAELTVLAGDVGASRTRLALAAPGIGVTALQSFSNDSFASLQDVLHAYCAQPGLPPLQGACLAVAGPVRGGAFQLSNRNWHGDAGAVAAALGLSGGGRVEIVNDLAALGHALPVLIPGQLSSLRPGRQNGTQALVAGIGTGFNVSASLNGAALEAEMGHAGLPQLLCRRLQVVLDGAPDEFACIEALFSGPGLVRFHQLLTGTAAGSAEGIEAAYLADPAAPEARTVCEWAHLLGLLARELTAAYLPGQGLFFAGSVARGILSTPARENFLASYTAPGGRLGETCAEVPLWLITDDAAGVSGAARVALAAAEEQG, from the coding sequence ATGGCGGCTGAACTGACTGTTCTGGCTGGAGATGTTGGCGCCAGCCGGACCCGCCTGGCGCTCGCCGCGCCCGGCATTGGGGTCACCGCGCTGCAGAGTTTCTCCAATGACAGCTTCGCCAGCCTGCAGGATGTGCTGCACGCCTATTGCGCGCAGCCGGGCCTGCCGCCGCTGCAGGGCGCCTGCCTGGCGGTGGCAGGTCCGGTCCGGGGCGGTGCCTTCCAGCTCAGCAACCGCAATTGGCACGGCGATGCCGGCGCTGTTGCTGCGGCATTGGGCCTCTCTGGCGGTGGCAGGGTGGAAATTGTCAATGACCTGGCTGCACTGGGCCATGCGCTGCCGGTGCTGATCCCCGGACAGCTCTCCAGCCTGCGGCCCGGCCGCCAGAACGGCACCCAGGCGCTGGTGGCGGGCATTGGAACGGGGTTCAACGTCTCGGCTTCGCTGAATGGCGCGGCACTGGAGGCCGAGATGGGCCATGCCGGGCTGCCGCAGCTTCTGTGCCGCCGCCTGCAAGTGGTTCTGGACGGCGCGCCGGATGAGTTCGCCTGCATCGAAGCGCTGTTCTCCGGCCCCGGGCTGGTACGCTTTCACCAGCTGCTGACCGGGACCGCGGCCGGCAGTGCCGAAGGGATCGAGGCGGCCTATCTGGCGGATCCCGCCGCGCCCGAGGCGCGGACAGTCTGTGAGTGGGCGCATCTCCTGGGGCTGCTGGCACGGGAGCTGACGGCGGCTTACCTGCCAGGGCAGGGGCTCTTCTTTGCCGGCAGCGTGGCACGCGGCATTCTCAGCACGCCGGCGCGGGAGAACTTTCTGGCCAGTTACACGGCCCCCGGCGGACGGCTGGGAGAAACCTGTGCCGAGGTGCCGCTGTGGCTGATCACAGATGACGCCGCCGGGGTCAGCGGCGCTGCCCGGGTGGCGCTGGCAGCAGCCGAGGAGCAGGGGTGA